In Zingiber officinale cultivar Zhangliang chromosome 1A, Zo_v1.1, whole genome shotgun sequence, the DNA window TGCTCTTGTTCTGATCTTGAGAATACTAATATGTCATCAATATAAACCGCAATAAAATCTTCAGTGCCTTTAAAACACGcgtccatttttctttgaaaaactACAGGAGCATTTTTCAGGCCGAAAGGCATTACGAGTCATTCAAAAAGCCCATTTGGTACCCAAAAGGTTGTCCATTCTATAGAGTCTGGGTGCATTGCAACATGATGAAAACCGCTCTTCAAatcaaattttgaataaattgaaCTTGTACCAACCTTTTGGAGAATCGTGTTGATTTCTGGTAAACTATATTGGTCTTTGTTGGTTAAATCATTAAAACGCTTATAGTTAAAGACCAGCCGTTCCTtgcctttcttttcctttctagTAACTGGGTCAATGGTAGTGCCAGAGTTGACAATAATTGCTGTGGTTCAATGCCGACTTTTGCTTGGTCGTATAACTCCAAGTTTTAATAATGTATCTACATGCTTGGTGAAAGCAGATTTTTGTGTCGGCGTTAGATGCTTAATAGGTTGGTCTTCAATAATGAAATATGAGTTTTTGATGTCTAATCTGCATAGAATCTTATTTTTGGTCCAGTGTTATAATGGATTTTCTCCAATATAGCCCTGTTGTTTTAACTCCTGTAATAGAGGTCCGAACTGTTCTGAAAAGACTTATGACAATTGACCAAGAGAATAGAAAaccactttctttatttgtaaatatTCTTCTTCATCAAGATTTAGTTCCTGAATAGCTACTGCTTGTGTATCTACTTCTGGAAGAGTATTAACAATTGtgagatttttataaaaagtaaCAATGTTACCTTCTATTCTAACTCCCTCATTCATTGCTCGAATAAAATTACAGTCAATAATCGTTTGGATCTTGTCTCCCAATATCATAGGAAAACTGTATGTGTATGGTATTCGGAAATTATTATCACCGATCGTCATCCTCCCTTGCTTTAGCTTCAATCTTACTGTTTGTTGAGAATTAATTACAGAAAAATGTACCAAAAAGGAATTTTCTTCAAGAGCATTTCTAGGTACTGAATGCTGATCAACACAGCAGGCTGTAGCATCAGTGCCTAGGATTGCTTTTAGGCACATGTTGAGTATACGTCGAACAGAAGGGATGGTAGTATAGTTGACATTATATATTTAGTTTATGTCGATTAATTTTAGGATGATCGATTTAATTTTATGAAAGTTTTTCACTAACCATTAAATCCAATAAAAAACGCTCACAGTGGGTGGTAATCTATCAGCTCAATAATTTTTTTCTGGTGGTCAATCCCTATTAAGGAAAAGGCAGGGATGACAGTAGTAGCTGGAGACAGCATGGTGCATGAACTGAATCTTGCCATGTGAAGCCTACAATATCACTCTCTGAAACTCAATAAACCACCGAGAGAATTAATTCCACTTGACATGCAACATTAGCTCTTTATGAATCACAGGCTATTCATTATCCGCAAGGATGATGTGGCCGGTGTCGAAGGGACTTTTGATATTATTATTGATCCTAAAAGTATTCCATagtctaattaattaaatacagtcACAGAGGATAAAGTGGGCCGAAAAAGAATTGCTtggggaaaaaaaaagagagagacgtTCACGGATGTCACGATAAGCTACACGAGTGATGGAAAGTTGGAAACAACAGCATGCTCTTGATCCATACTATTCTTTTTGACTCGGCATGCAGTTTTAAGACTGACTATCGATATGCAAAATCTTCATTGAAGTCGAGATggtttttggattcatttaaATAGAGAGGAATATGCTTGGTATATTATAGGTGCTAGGATTGTTATAGGTGATGGCCCGGCTGTTTTTTTTgcctttatttttttgtttttccgACTTAAAGATAATCTTATTAAAGCTCCACTATGGTACTTGCCAATCAAGTTCGGTTGCACAAACATCTATCTTTATGCCAAGTCTTCGCATAACACAAACACCTACCTTTTTGATTACCTATCATTTACGCATTCTTGAGTATGCATGGGCGATTCAACTTAAATTAGAAAGTCAATATTGAAATAATATTGAGTTTGATCGAGCTTGCTTTTCCTAAACCTAAAGGAAAAAATTCCTTCTAAGTGTTCACAAGATACTAGCAAAGAGTTTTAATAAGTCGATCGATTGACTATTCAATATCTTGATGATCATCGAATAGTGAGGCACTGGATTGATTTGGTAAAGGTAATGAACTCAATCTAATTCTTTTGAGAACCCATCCAATGAAGTGGCCcacaatttatttaaatttgcTCTTCGCAAATTTGACTATGAGTCTATAATTTAGATTATCATTATGTAATTCTCACAGGCTATCACATGGACGATGCGAAGTTTTAttgttattaatattattattttaaactctattttatatttaacaagtttgaaaattttagatttaCCCATGTATAAGATCTACAAATTCATCCTAAAATGTTTTTTTTCTATTCTTACCATGCcactttttctaaaaaaaaaaagatgagctTTTAATTATCAAAGGTTTATTAATTAAATGCAATAAATTAGAAACAAGTATTTggttaaaataaaaaactaatttaagAAGATTAAAgtttggattttattttattttactagtataaaataatttattactttaAATTCTCAATTtaatttctgtttatatatatacttATACCTTATAAATGGCTTAACTGTAGGGGAAAAAAATGTAATTAGGTGACGTATGGTCATGCGTAGGCACACGCCTAGGATATAAGTTTTGTGTGTTTATATATATCTTGATTATGAGTTAGATAGTTAAAATGATgtgataattaaaattaaaatgatatagtgGTTAAAAATTAAGATGATATAGTGGTTAAAATGAAGGTGATGGGATGGTTAAAATCATGGTGTATGAAGTCGACTGAATTTATCAGATTCGGCTCCCTACTCATGGACAAGGTTCACGATATAAACCCGGTCAACTTTAGAGCCAATTAGATTTATGGAactcagctccccacttctcatagACAAGACTTCTAGCATAAACCTTGGTGGCCCAAAGCTGGTCGGACCTACAACGCTCAGCTCTCCATAAGTCATTTCTTATGGCAAGACTTCCAACATAAACTCGAGCAACTCTAGAGTCGGTCGGACCTACAGGGCTTAGCTCCCAATTTTTCATGAGCAAAGCTTCCAACATAAATGAGGGTGTCCCCATAGCGAGTTGAACCTATGAgactcagctccccacttcttaTAGGCAAAGACTTTCAACATAAATCCGAACGACCACCCGAACGACCCCAGAGTAGGTTGAACTTATGAAGCTTAGCTCTCTACTTCTGATGGACAACGCTCTTAGCATAAACTCGAACGGTCCCATAGCAAGTCTGACCTATGAGACTCAGCTCTCCACCTCACACATATAGGCAAGACTCTCAGCCTAAAACTCGGTTGACTTCAGGCCAATCGATCTCCCTCTAGTAGATAACATTAATAGAGAATTACAACCTGTTAGAAAATAACGACTACTCATCAGAGAATATTTTATTGCTCTAACATATATACGTAATGGAACCTTCCTCTGCTTGGAGGAAGGTTGCTGTATTTACTTTATCACTCGACATATTCTGACGCAAGACATTCTTTAATGCCTCATTATTAAGGagattataaaatattatataaaaaaagatCCTTTCTATTGGTCAAATACACGCATACACGCATCCATCGACgctattattttattattcatCTTTTCCCATATTTTTTTTGTCCGGACGATTGTTCTAACTTGAGTGTTGAAATATATGTACCAAAGACCCCTTTCTCATTCATACTTTAACATTTctatttactatatatatatatatatatataccttccTGTATATTTTATCACTCGACATATTCTAACGTAAGACATTCTTTAATGCCTCATTATTAAGGAGATTATAAAAGATTATATAAAAAAAGATCCTTTCTATTGGTCAAATACACGCATACACGCATCCATCGatactattattttattattcatCTTTTCCCATATTTTTTTTGTCGTCCAATTATTCTAATTTGAGTGTTGAAATATATGTACCAAAGGCCCCTTTCTCATTCATACTTTAACATTTCTATTTACTATATATATAACCTATCtctccttttatatatatatatatatatatatatatatatatatatatatatatatatatatatatatatataacctatcTCTCCTCCGTCAATATTTCTATTTCATTATCTAACTTTCGGATGAGATGAATATACATTGAACACGAGTACTTATGTTATATTGGATCTTTTGACAGGATTGTATGAATTTGACTTACGACCTTGGATTCTAGAATTGCTTTTTTTTTggctatatttatttatttaatgttTTTGTGAAAAGTTACGATCTAATTAGTCAACAAATTCCACTTCCTCTACTTTGTATTGTCCTAGCTATTGACAATATGCATTCCCTATTATTTACTTGCCAACGATCTCCACGTATTAATCATTGAAAATGTGGCCGGATAAGTAGTCAAACTGCTCGCCAAACTATTTTACTTTGCTCGAATTGTCGGGCCTACTTTTTCCcatctctttttaattaattattaaaaactaaaatcAGTCTTTGGATGACTTAAtcaaaaaacaaattaaaattatatctaaTTCGACCACTAAACGTTGATGATCTGAGTTTAGCTATTTtttcaataaatcaaaatttgaCATTTGAATAAACTTGAATCTACACTTAGGCATTGAAATTTAAATAATCTAGTCATTCTAGAACTCTTTGTTTAAATTTATAagtgaagttttttttttcaattttattttaattttaatcggaAAGTTCTTGTGATGGATTAAATGGTAAAACCATTTCACACAATGCCCAAAAAAAATACTTGAGTTGTGAGTTAAATAGTGTTGGCCTCCAATGAGATTTAATCATTCAAATTATAGTCAACCTAATTGAGGATTAGTTAGtttcatttttttcataattttttcttttttccttataATTTTACCTCTCTAATTAGAAGATGATTGAGAAACAATAGTTTTTTTTATTCTATCTTGACATTATtggaaaaaataatagtttataAAGAATTATAAACCAACTTGGAATAATTAACTTATGAACCATCATCAATATTTGCGTGCACTTTTACCATACAGAGTATTTGCAAATCAAATGTAAAGGTTCAAATTCATAAAAACAATAAtatattaagaaaaaaattaaatatataatttcttctaAGAATTAGTGTCTCAAATTAATCAAAAAACACTATACATTTCTTTCCCTATATGAAAATATTCTTTATTCCAAATTTTAAAATAACAAAAGTTAAACATTTGATCAAAGATAATTTAGGAAAAGATTATCGTCGAAATatgttttagtaaaaaaaaaatattagtggaGGATGACACAAAATTGtactattttatttaattattgttttctctcttgtttttttttccaactcaaaatcttaatttttctaACTATAAAACGCCACCACTAAAGGAAAAAAAACCCACCACCAATTTCTTCAATTCGCTTCGCAGGAGGGACGATGATCCGGCGGCTGTCGAAGGTGGCGGACTCCTCCCAGTGCGAGTTCCTACGGCGAATGCGGCGGCGGCGGTTGCCGTGGAGGGAGTCCATATCGGCGGCGGCGGAGGGGCACGTGCCGGTTTGCGTAGGGGAGGAGATGGAGCGGTTCGAGGTCCCGACCGCGATGCTGAGCCGGCCGATCTTCCTGGAGCTGCTCCGCCGGTCGGCTCAGGAGTACGGCTACGAACAGAGCGGCGTTCTCCGCATCCCCTGCCCCGCCTCGCTCTTCCGCCGGCTCCTCGCCGCCGAGAGGCGGAAGCAAGCGACGGCGGAGGAGGCGGAGGAGCTGCTCCTGTCCTTCGATGAGTGGTTGCTGTCGTCGGAAGCGAACCTTTTTGTTTCATGATTTGTCCCTGTGTGGACATTAATGCCTACTTCCGACGATCGACTTTGGCTATTTCTCATGTAAATTTTGATTTGGGTACCATGAAAATCTATTCAACTCGACTCAAAACTCAAATTAGTATCTATCATCGCACCACGGTAAGAAGACTCGAACAGCAAATTCACAATCAGAGAGAAAGAAAGAATTCACGATCTTTTTCCTCGTGATTCCGAATTACTTGTTGAAACAATAATCTGATTAAGCGACACCTCAGAATTTGAGGCTGTGTCAATACAGAACAAGAGTGCAATTAAGAACAGCAGAACAAGCATCGTTCTGCAATCACTTTCATCACCAAAAATAATCCTAAGCAAAACTTGTTTTTTATATGAAAAGGGGAAGTTTTGATGCAGAATTAATGGAGATCCTTGGCAGAGATCGCTGCCTACTGACAGAGCACGAATCTGGTGAGGCCTATCACGCCGCAGGAGAGCGCGAGGAGAACCATGGTGGCGAAATCGCGGGCGGACCACTTGCGCACCTTGGCGGTGCCGCCCTTGGCCTCGACGCGCAGGCTCTTGGCCCGCCGCAGCGCATCCACCTCCTTGAGCAGGTCGAACTCCGTCCCTTTCCGCTTCAGCTCCTCCACGCACTTGGCCAGCAGTAGGCCGTCCTCCCGCTCCCGTTCCAGCAGCCGCTCAAGCACGCACTCCGTGTCGACCTTATAGCGGACGGCCCAGACGAGCGCCATCGAGCAAAGGAGGGAGCAGAGGCAGGGGATCCAGGAGCGGCGGCACGCGGAGGCGGGCGAGGCTGCGGCGGATgagtagaggaggaggaggacgagaGAGTGGAAGACGAAGAAGGCGCAGTAGAGTCCGGCGATCTCGCGGCGGACGGAGTCAACGCGCGACTCGCGGAGGGCTACGCGCTGGGCGACCAGCtcctcctccttgatccactGCTTTAGGAGGAGCTTGTGGGTAGCGCTCTCAGCGATCTGGTGGAGCGGGTGGCGGGGCTTGTGGTGGAGAGCCGACGCTGATGGATCGATGCTCCATTCACCGGCGGTCATCTTCCCTACTTCTTGGATTCTTCGATCTTTCAAAGGGAGAAATCGcgttggagaagaagaggaagaagtggaatttGAATCGGCAGTGATTCGAGCAATAGTATTTACTTCAGGGGGGGCTGTAACGGTCGAATTGAGATCGGGAATCAGTCCCGGACAACGGTCGAATTGGTATAAATGCagtgttttatttttaatctgcGATTTTTCTAAAGATTTATCAGTTTCTATATTAAGACATATTGACGTCATTAAATCTTGCTTTAAAAGGGAAGGAGGAGAATTGGATCGGCATTAGATTCTTCGCTAATCCAAGTTACGGAATCGTGTTTGATCTTAATTTGGGCTTCACTATTGGACTTTATAGGAGTAGGTATTTTTTTCAGCTTCTTAATCACATTTATCTAGTCTATAGATAATTTCTATTAATTTAGGGTTCAGAGTTTAAAGTTTGACATGTTTGTATATTTG includes these proteins:
- the LOC122011058 gene encoding auxin-responsive protein SAUR71-like, with protein sequence MIRRLSKVADSSQCEFLRRMRRRRLPWRESISAAAEGHVPVCVGEEMERFEVPTAMLSRPIFLELLRRSAQEYGYEQSGVLRIPCPASLFRRLLAAERRKQATAEEAEELLLSFDEWLLSSEANLFVS
- the LOC122011063 gene encoding uncharacterized protein LOC122011063 produces the protein MTAGEWSIDPSASALHHKPRHPLHQIAESATHKLLLKQWIKEEELVAQRVALRESRVDSVRREIAGLYCAFFVFHSLVLLLLYSSAAASPASACRRSWIPCLCSLLCSMALVWAVRYKVDTECVLERLLEREREDGLLLAKCVEELKRKGTEFDLLKEVDALRRAKSLRVEAKGGTAKVRKWSARDFATMVLLALSCGVIGLTRFVLCQ